The Candidatus Thorarchaeota archaeon genomic interval ATGTTATTATGGTCCTTGTAAGATTGACCGGGTGGTTTAGTGATGCAAGATGTACTGAGAATCGGTTTTGGAGTGCTTGTTTTTGGTCTTCAACACAGTGGACTCTCAGCCTTGAGGATCAAGCATGCAATCATAGATCGGTTTGGAAAGAATGGATATCACAACATCTTCACAGGAACCGCAATTCTAGCGTTTATCTTCTCGTTCCTAATGATTGGATTTTGGGATTGGCTATACTTTATTTTTCGACCCGAGAGCATTCAAACCCCTCTTTTTGCTGCGGGGATTATCTGTGGAGCTATCGGTCTCTGGCTTGCCAAGAAAGCTTCAGCTGTGATTTCGGTGAGTACAGTAGCAGATATGCGGGATGATAGGACACCTGAGCTAATCACAGAGGGTCTTTATGGACGCGTTCGCCATCCACTCTACTTGGCTACACTTCTGTTCTTCTCAGGCTTTGCTTTGCTCTACCCATTTCTACCTGTGGTAATCTACTCAATACTGATGAACACCTACCTTCTTATTGGAGCGTTCTTGGAAGAACGGAAGCTCATCATCTATTACGGTGAAGAGTATGAACAATACAAAAAGAAGGCGGGATTCATTCTTCCTCGACTGGATGGAAATGAATAAGTTTCAAACGGCAAATTTCAACCCTTGTCGAGCATCTCCTGGATTTTGGAAAGGTGCCGTGCTCTTTTCACTGCCTTCGACGATATCTGATGAACCTGACCCCTCTCAACCACATAATGATCAGTCTCTACATCTGGTGTGAAGTGCCGTTTGATGTCCTCAATTACAAAGTGAAGCTGCACACAGTGGGGACTGCCATCAACAGTAAGTGCTACGACTTCCTCTAGATTAGAATATCGCACAATAGACCCAA includes:
- a CDS encoding isoprenylcysteine carboxylmethyltransferase family protein, translated to MQDVLRIGFGVLVFGLQHSGLSALRIKHAIIDRFGKNGYHNIFTGTAILAFIFSFLMIGFWDWLYFIFRPESIQTPLFAAGIICGAIGLWLAKKASAVISVSTVADMRDDRTPELITEGLYGRVRHPLYLATLLFFSGFALLYPFLPVVIYSILMNTYLLIGAFLEERKLIIYYGEEYEQYKKKAGFILPRLDGNE
- a CDS encoding 4Fe-4S ferredoxin — protein: MMSRYPEIVEEYVNRKGGYAILQVCLEETHVNQAGFKIGSIVRYSNLEEVVALTVDGSPHCVQLHFVIEDIKRHFTPDVETDHYVVERGQVHQISSKAVKRARHLSKIQEMLDKG